The following proteins are co-located in the Leptotrichia trevisanii DSM 22070 genome:
- the cobD gene encoding threonine-phosphate decarboxylase CobD, translating to MDFHGGNIYKIFREKNITEILDYSSNINPYGVPESLKRKITENIEILERYPDPDYVELREKLAQLNKVELENIVLGNGATEAIFLFIKVIKPEKVLIVSPTFGEYERAIRACKNSESQKIEIEYFELKEKDEFRLNIGKLKKELEKKYDLVIICNPNNPTGKFLKMAEIEEILRECNRYDTKLFIDEAFIEFLEDGLKESIVNSGENKKNLFVTRAFTKFFAIPGLRLGYGIYFDKNLEKKIAEKKEPWSVNNIAEMAGITVLDDTEYIEKTLNWITEEKKYMYEKLNEISGIKPYKTEVNFICVKIKDELFSKGLNVKKLREKMMEEGILIRDASNFKFLDERFFRLAIKDRKSNDRVIKALRKILE from the coding sequence ATGGATTTTCATGGTGGAAATATTTATAAAATATTCAGGGAAAAAAATATAACAGAAATACTGGATTACAGCTCAAATATCAATCCTTACGGAGTGCCTGAGAGTCTAAAACGTAAGATTACAGAAAATATTGAGATTCTTGAGAGATATCCTGATCCTGACTATGTGGAATTGCGTGAAAAATTAGCTCAGCTGAATAAAGTTGAACTGGAAAATATTGTGCTGGGGAATGGTGCGACAGAAGCTATATTTTTGTTCATAAAAGTAATAAAGCCCGAAAAAGTGCTGATTGTATCGCCTACTTTTGGGGAATATGAAAGGGCAATAAGAGCGTGTAAAAATTCTGAAAGTCAGAAAATTGAAATTGAATATTTTGAATTAAAAGAAAAAGACGAGTTTAGGCTTAATATTGGGAAATTAAAAAAGGAACTTGAGAAAAAATATGATTTGGTAATAATTTGCAATCCGAATAATCCGACTGGAAAATTTTTGAAAATGGCTGAAATAGAGGAAATTTTGAGAGAATGCAATAGATATGATACAAAGTTATTTATTGATGAGGCATTTATCGAATTTTTAGAGGATGGATTAAAGGAAAGCATTGTAAACAGTGGGGAAAATAAGAAAAATTTGTTTGTAACTCGTGCATTTACAAAATTTTTTGCTATTCCAGGATTACGATTGGGATACGGAATTTATTTTGACAAAAATTTAGAAAAGAAAATCGCTGAAAAAAAAGAGCCGTGGAGTGTGAACAATATCGCTGAAATGGCTGGAATAACGGTTCTTGATGATACAGAATACATAGAAAAGACATTAAACTGGATAACAGAAGAAAAAAAATATATGTATGAAAAACTGAATGAAATTTCAGGAATAAAGCCTTATAAGACTGAAGTAAACTTTATTTGTGTAAAAATAAAAGATGAACTGTTTTCTAAAGGGCTGAATGTGAAAAAATTGCGGGAAAAAATGATGGAAGAAGGAATTCTGATAAGGGATGCGTCCAATTTTAAATTTTTGGATGAAAGATTTTTTAGACTAGCAATTAAGGACAGAAAAAGTAACGACAGAGTTATTAAGGCTTTGAGAAAAATTTTAGAATAA